Below is a genomic region from Eupeodes corollae chromosome 1, idEupCoro1.1, whole genome shotgun sequence.
CTGGATCGGGAAATATTGCATGTTGGAGTATCAAATGTGTTTGAATTGAGTGGCAACTTAGGAGAATGTGCAATACGAACGCCACCTAGAAAAGTTGCCGCAATTCCAGATGCTACTATGGCCAAAGCTATGTCACACCTTGGTCGAGTAGTGGCCAAATCAATAAAATGACAAATGTTTTCCCTGTTCCTATGCTTCCAAGAAGGATAGACCACCAATATTATTGTCCACCGTTTGCATTAATGTTTCGTATAATTGCTTTTGTTGTTCATTCAGCAACGGCACATTATTTCGAACGAATTCCTGCAATGTATAAACATTGTATTGCAGCTCTCGATTTAATTCTTAGTTCAATCCATCGTGCGTCGATCGATTTGGCGCAATCTTTCCTACTTTAATTAGTAGTAGCTAAGCATTGATCCTCAATGAGAATCATTCCATCATTGTAGATTTTATGGGTTATTTGCATTCTGGGATTATTCGTTCGAATGCGCAAACGATGTAAGATACCTTCACGTATGTCGTCTTTGTATTTGTTCCATAACTCAATTGTTTGTGAAGGGAAACATGTGGTGATGAAAATTGCGAATGGCGTTCGTATTTCGTACGCATTTGATGAAACAACTGAATCCGCAAGTGTTAAATCCCATTGAGAATCGTTCTTCAGCAAACCCAATAGTTGACATACTTCTAGATATTTTTGGTATTGGTGGCCATTCACAGTTTTCAAATGCGCAAATGATTTTGGTCCTCGTACATTAACAAACATcagtcacaaataaaaatattcatcatTTCTAGGATGAACAGTGTACTTGCGACCTAGCGCAACAGTGGAAAACACCTGTGGCCAATCTGGAACTGGGGTTTCTTGTTTGCGACCTTGGAGTTTCTTTGTTGATTGATTCCAAATGTAATACTTCGGCATTCCAACGTACAATGGATCTGCTTCAAACATTGCAAAGAAGCAAGTCAATGTTGTCGATGGTGGTTTCTTAGCTCCTTGTGTAGCATTAGCTTCAGTGAAGCAAACAATGATTGGATATTGTAAGGCATCGTACAAACAATGTGTCTCGTTTACACATTGCATCATATTGCTTCTGTGCTGAACGACAATGTCTTGTGATTTAGTTAGATCGCCAACAATAATTGCAGCTACATCATTGACGGTTTGTGCATTGAATCTTTGCAGATGTTCACCTGTTGGGGTACGATTCGCTCTTATGACAAATGTGTGCGTATCCGATGGAATTCATTCCAATGCTGTTTTAAACATATTAACCACAGCGTTACTGGAGTTATAGCGTCAAGAAGGAAAACTCGACTTATTTTTACATTATAGATTAATTGAGAGtacaatagtttaaaaaaaatcacaaattttttttccagttctGAGTTAAACTCTAAGCGTCTCATCACTATTCGATAGATTGAACTTTAACTAggacttcttttgttttatttttaaagtttataaatgcGAATCAAAACATGGGCTGCTATTTAAAGCTTATAATTATAGCATTGGTATAGCTAGTAtctaaaaaacaacacaaatccGAGTAATAAGTTAATTAGCTGAGAAAAGTACCGATTTTTAAATTCGGCAACAAAATTAGTTAGATAATCAATATgaacaatataaaattgtacataataatttattataagttttatattCTTCCTTTGAGGGCATAGCCATCTATCATAAAAGTAACGAGAACTGGTTACAGAATTGTGCTATATGATGACTTTTGAGTTTTCCTTGTCAAGTTTGTCTagtttatgtaaataaaaacttagTCCGAGTAACGCTTAAAACTAACAACATCTTTGTTGGGCAACAATTTCATTTGTAAACTTATGTTATAGCATAATGCTATAAAAAAGCAAACAGCGGATAATTTAATACCAGCACTGACTTGTCTATCAACTTAATTAATCTGGCCAACGTTTGATGCTAAACGCTCGGCTTTAAGCAATACTTGTCGGTTAGTAGGCTGCACAGTAGCTCCATTACGCGACCATGAATAGGATATCTATTTTCTCAGATGCTAAGGTAGGTAGTAAGACTCATTGGGTACCACAACGGCACAGAAATTAGTCTACAAGTGTTGgttttgatgttcaaatagtagacatgtgcattcaagaggacacaagtgtccacaggtttttcttaaaaccaacctctgtctatcaactcctgatctcacctccccgtggtgaaaatcgggtgcctagtacctcaactggagatagggttccaaccccagtggaaagttgttgggggcagcaaacgagagaggttgGGAGAGGttgggagaggtgtttccactaaggcaccacTCCTTATCCAGaaggcagcggaggaattccaaAGATGGAAtgaacggtggcgtctacagttatagtaaggttgaactacttagtgaacaccatatagggcttcttcgacttattcggagcccaggcctgtaaggagcggttttatccagctccccatccttggagttatacttaggatctggccctccaggttgggggttgtgcgtcgcgGTGACTTCCTGGCCCAAAAAAAGCTTCCATTGTTGCGAAGcatcaacaagcctcggattCGGACggaaacgaataaaggacaacgagtttcggatatgcacgtggaatgttaggtcccttaacagaccacgtgcggccgaagaattagcggaggccctagaacgatataaagcagatatcatcgccatccaggaaatacgatgggatgggccgggcaaaaagaggatgaaaaactgcgatatttactatggtgactgctaccatacgaaaaccaacagcgcttatttggatgcggcttcgtcattggagtaagacttaggcaagaagtcttgagctataggtgcatcaatgagcgcctcatgaccatacccatcaaggctaaattcggcaacattagtctGATATTCgagcacgcccccacagaagagaaagacgacaacaccaaagatattttcttcgagctcctaggcaaaacatatgagcagtgccctagctacgatataaaaatagtcctgggcgattttaatgccaagcttggaagggaagacatctttggtggaataattgggaagaacagcctgcacgacaacacttcctaCAACGGATtgaggctcatagattttgcgaaacgtcatggtagccagtacgcgttttccacacctcaacatccacaaaggaacttggacttctccagatcgtgagaaacgtgcggtcgaagatgttgagaggtttaaaagcaggaatcgagttcgaaagttttatgaacaggtgaaacgaaattcataggtacataaacctagaaccgaaggctgcaaagacaaacGTGgtaacatcatagtggaaccacagtcaatgctgaggatatggaaggaccacttctgcagactgtataacggcaacgacaaactgaattccgctgtcaggcaggatgatccattcaacataggtgacgaaagtcaacaatcccgtcctcccgacttagacgaagtaaagattgccatatctaagctgaagtctaataaagccgctggggcggatggcttgaatgccgatctctttaaagcagctggagataagttggttaggagcatgcaccaactaatctgtaagatatggtcggaagaaagcatgcccgatgaatggaacctaagtattgtttgcccgatcctgaaaaaaggagaccttttaaactgcaccagctatagaggaatcagtctacttaacatcgcttacaaaatcttctctgtcgtaataagtgaacgtctaaagcccatcgtcaacaacctgataggtccttatcagtgtggttttagaccaggaaagtccacagttgatcaaatgttCACATTACGGCCGATCCTgcaaaaaaaccaagaacaccaaatcaacacccaacatcttttcatcgatttcaaggccgcatatgacagcatctacagggacgagctgtatagagccatgtctagttttggcatccctgccaaactcgtccgtttgtgcaggatgaccatagagaattcacactgctccataaaggttggaaacaacttaacagaacctttcgatgtcaagaaaggttttagacatggtgatgcgctgtcatgtgatttttttaacatcgtgcttgaaagaatagtacatgctgtcgtctagaaaggacatacaacaccgacgttttggtcaaaacgtcacaatcggcCGAcgcaactttgaggtagtcaaggacttcgtctacctaggctccgctgtaaacgcagaaaacaacaccagcgctgagatcaaacgcagaataactcttgctaaccgctgtttctttggactaagaaagcaattgagtggtaaagtcgtctctcgagggaccaaagtgttgctatataagacccttatcatccccgtcctgctatacggtgcagaagcatggaccatgacaaaagcggatgaaagcaccttgggtcgcttcgagagaaaagttcttcgtgtgatctacggtcccgtatgcatcgaaggggagtggaggagaagatggaacgacgaactgtatgggctgtacagcgacgtagacttagcaagaagagtgaaagtccaacgactaagatggctgggtcacgtagagcgcatggaaaccaatgctccggcccggaaagtcttagaatctacacccacaggacagcgcagtagaggaagatcgcggatcaggtggcgcgcacaagtggaaggtgacctcacccaacttggagcgcgaagttatagacatctagctagagaccgagctagatggagaagtttgttgggtgagaccctagttcacacaggactgtagcgcaaccttaagtaagtaagttggtTTTTCCGTCAACAATCATCTTTATCTAACCTTATCtagtttaatttatattttaaagagtgaAATCACTTATTTAAATATCCTGTAggtacaaaaattaactttaaactacCTCCTACTTcatttcaaaagattattttaaatgcaaaatgacaacgtattaaattttaagaaattgataaa
It encodes:
- the LOC129954147 gene encoding uncharacterized protein LOC129954147, with product MFVNVRGPKSFAHLKTVNGHQYQKYLEVCQLLGLLKNDSQWDLTLADSVVSSNAYEIRTPFAIFITTCFPSQTIELWNKYKDDIREGILHRLRIRTNNPRMQITHKIYNDGMILIEDQCLATTN